A window from Phaeocystidibacter marisrubri encodes these proteins:
- a CDS encoding T9SS type A sorting domain-containing protein, with protein MVSRSYPWHVFSFFVSSLISTIAFSQNAPGGVDGQSLWHAQTNLPSTIGNHHTFNLLDLENEEDLVNLQGASTLFFVLKPKSLSQTGGEFMGIGDIRIFDDHIQFGRVSSPIRFTEDVPAIVTIETVASQRYARQSRAPLTVGDTSLFEIAELVIYPKSLSREERRKVNSYLALKYSITVTHNEDEIWRDYLRADNYTYWNRQIDGSHHVRVLGVGRLDQQQFLQTQTITTRGPQVLVALDEVKSIGTQPNVEIEDDAFIILSESKQQRSQRLSCSSGGHHPLSQWKLQLQNWNSTAHQLIVRIPLHEKSDENDSLFLTDGSSFLYLPKNVLLADEEYQIPLILLENYRHYYFTTKSIRDCDRFTAEVTNNELTVSLSSEEEEKLFVEVQDMSNGSSIRKPYENHPVSNVLGEGQYLVKIVDENGNMISSKVIANTSSTEAPFQIAKPTIRLFPDPASRGQRTTLSVQDITGDHPLKLTLSDMQGHVLEIEDLPFASSFDWKFDAPEVPGIYTLSLYSGEITYTVKLIVAQ; from the coding sequence ATGGTCTCTCGCTCTTATCCATGGCATGTTTTTAGTTTTTTCGTTTCATCCTTGATTTCCACCATCGCTTTTAGCCAAAACGCACCTGGTGGTGTAGATGGTCAAAGCCTATGGCATGCACAGACTAACTTACCATCCACCATTGGAAATCACCACACATTCAATCTACTCGATTTAGAAAACGAAGAAGATCTCGTAAATCTGCAAGGTGCATCAACACTTTTTTTTGTACTAAAACCCAAGTCGCTTTCCCAGACGGGAGGTGAATTTATGGGCATCGGAGATATTCGAATTTTCGACGACCACATACAGTTTGGAAGAGTTTCCAGTCCTATTCGTTTTACGGAGGATGTTCCGGCCATCGTAACGATAGAGACTGTAGCTTCTCAACGTTATGCCCGACAATCGAGGGCTCCACTTACCGTGGGCGACACGTCATTGTTTGAGATAGCTGAACTCGTGATTTACCCTAAAAGTCTCTCAAGAGAAGAGCGGAGAAAAGTAAACTCCTACCTCGCCTTGAAGTACTCTATTACCGTAACCCATAATGAGGATGAGATTTGGAGGGATTATTTACGTGCCGATAATTACACCTATTGGAATCGTCAAATAGACGGATCACATCACGTTCGCGTATTAGGTGTTGGTCGCTTAGATCAACAGCAGTTTCTTCAAACTCAAACCATCACCACAAGAGGGCCTCAAGTACTGGTCGCCTTAGATGAAGTGAAGTCCATTGGTACTCAACCTAATGTGGAAATCGAAGACGATGCCTTTATCATTCTTTCCGAAAGCAAACAGCAGCGTTCACAGCGATTGTCTTGCTCAAGTGGCGGACATCATCCACTTTCACAGTGGAAACTTCAACTTCAAAATTGGAATTCCACCGCACATCAATTAATCGTTCGCATTCCTCTTCACGAAAAATCGGATGAAAACGATTCGCTATTTCTAACCGACGGCAGTTCGTTCCTTTATTTGCCCAAGAACGTTTTACTTGCCGATGAAGAGTATCAGATACCCTTGATTCTACTGGAAAACTATCGTCACTATTACTTTACAACTAAGAGTATTCGTGACTGCGATCGTTTTACCGCCGAAGTGACGAACAATGAATTAACCGTATCCCTCTCTTCGGAAGAGGAGGAAAAGTTATTTGTAGAAGTTCAGGACATGTCGAATGGTTCAAGCATTCGCAAACCTTATGAAAATCATCCTGTTTCCAACGTATTAGGAGAAGGACAATATCTAGTAAAAATTGTAGATGAGAATGGCAATATGATCTCTTCTAAGGTCATCGCTAATACTTCCTCCACAGAAGCCCCCTTTCAAATCGCGAAGCCTACCATTCGACTCTTTCCTGACCCTGCATCAAGAGGTCAGCGCACCACCTTGTCTGTTCAGGATATAACAGGTGACCATCCTTTAAAATTGACCTTATCCGATATGCAAGGTCACGTATTGGAAATCGAAGATTTACCCTTTGCTTCTAGCTTCGATTGGAAATTTGACGCTCCTGAAGTGCCGGGAATCTACACCCTTTCACTCTACAGTGGTGAAATCACTTACACTGTAAAACTCATCGTTGCTCAATAA
- a CDS encoding T9SS type A sorting domain-containing protein, producing MKSLIAILLFCLSISSLSQTTLTVTNLNDSGPGSLRQQVFNSNSGDHIVFDASLLNNGSDTLFLNFPIIVDNGLSITGLIRGGDTLFISGHDSTQIFYMDFSNIPGQEVYLDSLAVIDAKKYAQDGSVTNHNGGAIFVSNLDLLTIANSLFENCRTTGSGNGGAIFSTHTPLTIFNTSFVSNSTGSTTVGNMDIRGGAIELRNSSLSLSNCTFKKNHSFDRGGAVYLNTGDFVVINSTFIENRIGPDFYAMGGAICAFGDFEGIIENSVFTGNSTSGNGGALRFISFSVFNSNVLISNSLLNRNVSAGIGSALFSTEVNCSINRSSIVENKSISAGTEPVHIVGAVLELNETSITKNETNQNSGVLNMRNGELHIRNSTIYNNVGGSNVEAINLGTNPMDSVSISSSIITHNGSPTISPDPNINSLGNNIFSDSPSFAIASDQTNIDSTTLALEPLAMNGGLTPTMLPGPTSVALNMGNPTDFSDAQNGPIYGRRDIGAAERPVISYDTTSACTPVSWWGNTYGTAGTYLDTAYNANSIDSVGVLVLELQDTSVFDLDGTLYASEEDTNTTYQWVDCDNNYAVIVGATSRGFLPPANGNYAVILTNQNCVDTSSCISYNRFSISERSTTEDWLTFYPNPTSGVIHYSFTGNAPMQVEVLDLSGRNVTTFELDGETTLQLPSLANGTYLLRWMGSQGEVQVDRICVVE from the coding sequence ATGAAGTCTCTCATCGCCATTCTTCTCTTCTGTCTTTCAATTTCATCCCTTTCCCAAACCACGTTGACGGTTACCAATCTCAATGACTCTGGACCGGGATCGCTGCGCCAACAGGTGTTCAACTCCAACAGTGGTGATCACATTGTGTTTGATGCCTCTTTGTTGAATAATGGAAGCGACACCTTATTCTTGAATTTCCCAATTATTGTTGATAATGGATTAAGTATAACTGGACTTATTCGAGGAGGTGATACTTTGTTTATCAGCGGTCACGACTCAACGCAGATCTTTTACATGGACTTTTCCAACATCCCAGGTCAGGAAGTGTACCTGGATAGTTTGGCGGTGATTGATGCGAAGAAATATGCGCAGGATGGATCAGTGACGAATCACAATGGTGGAGCCATTTTTGTGTCAAACCTTGATTTATTAACCATTGCAAACTCACTTTTTGAAAATTGTCGAACTACAGGAAGTGGTAACGGAGGTGCTATTTTCAGCACACATACTCCTCTTACTATATTTAACACTTCGTTTGTGTCTAATTCTACTGGTAGCACAACAGTTGGAAACATGGATATTAGGGGGGGCGCAATTGAACTACGGAATAGTTCATTATCCCTATCTAACTGTACGTTTAAGAAGAATCATTCTTTTGATCGCGGTGGAGCCGTTTATTTGAATACAGGTGACTTTGTAGTGATTAACTCCACTTTTATAGAGAATCGTATTGGTCCTGATTTTTACGCTATGGGGGGGGCAATTTGTGCATTTGGTGACTTTGAAGGAATAATCGAGAATTCTGTTTTCACAGGTAATAGTACATCAGGGAATGGCGGAGCACTACGCTTCATTAGTTTTTCAGTTTTTAACTCCAATGTCCTTATATCTAATTCATTATTAAATAGAAATGTTTCTGCGGGTATTGGAAGTGCATTGTTTTCTACAGAAGTTAATTGCTCCATTAATCGCTCGAGTATTGTCGAGAATAAGTCAATATCTGCTGGGACAGAGCCGGTACACATTGTTGGCGCTGTACTTGAGTTGAATGAGACGTCCATTACTAAAAATGAAACCAATCAGAACTCTGGAGTTTTGAATATGCGAAATGGGGAGCTCCATATTCGTAATTCAACTATTTATAACAATGTTGGAGGAAGTAATGTTGAAGCCATTAATTTGGGAACTAATCCGATGGATTCAGTAAGTATTTCGAGTTCAATTATTACTCATAATGGTTCACCTACTATAAGTCCAGATCCCAACATCAACTCCCTCGGCAACAACATCTTCTCCGACTCACCTTCATTTGCCATAGCCAGCGACCAAACCAATATCGATTCCACAACGCTAGCCTTAGAACCACTAGCCATGAATGGAGGGCTAACGCCAACGATGCTTCCGGGTCCAACAAGTGTGGCCTTGAACATGGGTAACCCCACAGATTTCTCAGACGCACAAAATGGCCCCATCTATGGTCGCAGAGATATAGGTGCCGCCGAACGACCTGTCATTTCATATGATACCACTTCTGCGTGTACTCCTGTGAGCTGGTGGGGAAACACCTATGGCACGGCGGGAACATATTTAGATACCGCTTACAATGCGAACTCCATTGACTCTGTTGGAGTATTGGTGCTAGAACTTCAAGACACTTCCGTTTTTGATCTCGATGGAACTTTGTATGCCAGTGAAGAGGATACCAATACCACCTATCAATGGGTGGATTGCGACAACAACTACGCTGTCATTGTCGGCGCTACAAGTCGAGGTTTTCTTCCACCAGCCAATGGTAACTACGCCGTGATTCTTACCAATCAAAACTGCGTAGATACCTCCTCTTGCATCAGTTACAATCGCTTTAGTATTTCCGAAAGAAGTACAACTGAAGATTGGTTGACATTTTATCCCAACCCAACGTCGGGAGTCATTCACTATTCATTCACTGGTAATGCACCGATGCAAGTAGAGGTGCTTGATCTAAGCGGGCGCAATGTCACGACGTTTGAACTTGATGGAGAAACAACTCTTCAGCTTCCGAGTCTTGCTAATGGCACGTACCTCTTGCGTTGGATGGGAAGTCAAGGTGAGGTTCAGGTGGATAGGATTTGTGTGGTTGAGTAG
- a CDS encoding GNAT family N-acetyltransferase has product MEIPTLETDRLRLRPASLKDAPWMFTLRSSPAFMEFMNRPLLKDVSEAEAFLQNVLDRYANDTGVQWILELKSTGEPIGYAGMWRWEKSNRLAEVGYGMDLNFVGHGYMTEAVKACLAYGYEHMNIHRMEAYARTSNKASIRVLEKCGFHKEGTLRHCVYFEEEFFDLYLFSLLSNEAAVGQ; this is encoded by the coding sequence ATGGAAATCCCCACCCTGGAAACCGATCGTCTGCGCTTACGGCCCGCTTCGTTAAAAGATGCACCGTGGATGTTCACCTTGCGTTCCAGTCCAGCCTTCATGGAATTCATGAACAGGCCATTGCTTAAGGATGTTTCTGAAGCTGAAGCATTTTTGCAAAACGTACTAGATCGCTACGCCAACGACACGGGCGTTCAATGGATACTAGAACTAAAATCTACCGGCGAACCCATTGGATATGCGGGTATGTGGCGCTGGGAAAAATCCAACAGGCTTGCTGAAGTAGGGTATGGAATGGACCTCAACTTTGTTGGCCATGGTTACATGACCGAAGCCGTCAAAGCGTGTCTCGCCTATGGCTATGAGCACATGAACATTCACAGAATGGAAGCCTATGCACGCACTTCCAACAAAGCCAGCATCCGTGTGCTCGAAAAATGCGGCTTCCATAAAGAAGGCACCCTTCGCCATTGTGTCTATTTTGAAGAGGAATTCTTCGATTTGTACTTGTTTAGTTTGCTGAGCAATGAGGCAGCAGTTGGTCAATAG
- a CDS encoding NAD(P)H-dependent glycerol-3-phosphate dehydrogenase: protein MQNEDTDKKPYISVIGGGSWATALVKILSETNDYVGWWMRDEESVVHVKRYHHNPKYLTSIELPTEKIDITTDLDHLVGESDYLIFAIPSAFLKPSLEHLSVPISDKVIFSAIKGIVPDENVIVGEFLNQNYNVPIENIGVIMGPCHAEEVALERLSYLTAASQTKEHAKFMAKSLACDFIKTSTSDDIYGTEYAAVLKNIYSLAAGICHGLGYGDNFQAVLVSNATREMKKFIKAVHPIKRDITGSAYLGDLLVTAYSQFSRNRLFGTMIGKGYTVRSAMLEMNMVAEGYYATKLIKSVKRDYEVKMPISNAVYKILYEGKNPRKVMAALAEKLS from the coding sequence ATGCAGAACGAAGACACAGATAAGAAACCATACATCTCCGTTATTGGTGGAGGTTCTTGGGCCACCGCCCTTGTGAAGATACTCAGTGAAACCAACGATTACGTAGGATGGTGGATGAGAGACGAGGAAAGCGTGGTACACGTTAAGCGATACCACCACAACCCAAAGTACCTCACATCCATAGAGTTACCAACAGAAAAAATCGACATCACTACCGATCTAGACCACTTGGTAGGGGAATCCGATTATTTGATCTTCGCCATACCGAGTGCCTTCTTAAAACCTTCGCTTGAGCATCTTTCTGTCCCCATCAGCGATAAGGTGATCTTTTCTGCCATCAAGGGGATTGTTCCAGATGAAAACGTCATTGTAGGCGAATTCCTGAATCAGAACTACAATGTTCCCATTGAAAACATTGGGGTGATTATGGGACCTTGTCATGCAGAAGAAGTTGCTTTGGAACGATTGAGCTATCTCACTGCAGCGAGTCAAACAAAAGAGCACGCCAAATTCATGGCCAAGTCGCTTGCTTGTGATTTCATCAAGACTTCAACCTCAGATGACATCTACGGTACTGAATATGCGGCCGTCCTTAAGAATATCTACTCGCTTGCTGCCGGTATTTGTCACGGCTTAGGCTACGGCGACAATTTTCAGGCTGTATTGGTAAGCAACGCCACCCGCGAGATGAAGAAATTCATCAAAGCCGTTCACCCTATTAAGCGTGACATTACTGGCTCTGCATATTTGGGCGACCTACTTGTTACAGCTTACTCTCAATTCAGTAGAAACCGTCTCTTTGGAACCATGATAGGCAAGGGCTACACCGTTCGTTCAGCCATGTTAGAGATGAACATGGTAGCGGAAGGATACTATGCCACCAAGCTTATCAAGAGTGTAAAGCGTGATTACGAAGTGAAGATGCCTATATCCAATGCCGTTTACAAAATCCTTTACGAAGGAAAGAACCCGCGAAAGGTTATGGCAGCCTTGGCTGAAAAGCTCTCCTAA